Proteins encoded in a region of the Inquilinus sp. KBS0705 genome:
- a CDS encoding M48 family metallopeptidase has product MKKLRPILATAIIAIALYACSTVPLTGRSQLSLVSDDQINPAAAQAYRELLSDPKTTVITNTSDAQRVKTIGNRLAVAIESYLKANGYSDQYNFAWEFNLIQSKEVNAWCMPGGKVAVYSGILPITQTDAGLATVMGHEIGHAIAHHSAEAMSQQLAIQAGGTAIGAATGSKSAATQAAISTLYGVGGQLATLKYSRDKENEADRLGLTFMAMAGYDPHLAVTFWQRMAAQGKNSTPEFLSTHPADATRIANIQKLIPEAMKYYKGK; this is encoded by the coding sequence ATGAAAAAACTTAGACCAATTTTGGCAACTGCAATAATTGCAATTGCCTTGTATGCCTGTTCAACTGTGCCGCTTACCGGCCGCTCGCAATTAAGCTTAGTAAGCGACGATCAAATTAACCCTGCAGCCGCACAGGCCTACCGCGAACTTTTATCAGATCCTAAAACAACTGTTATTACCAATACTTCCGATGCGCAACGTGTAAAAACTATTGGTAACAGGCTTGCTGTAGCTATAGAAAGTTATTTAAAAGCTAACGGTTATTCCGATCAATACAATTTTGCATGGGAATTTAACCTGATACAAAGTAAAGAAGTAAACGCTTGGTGTATGCCGGGTGGTAAAGTGGCTGTATACAGCGGTATATTGCCTATAACCCAAACAGATGCCGGTTTAGCCACTGTTATGGGCCACGAAATTGGCCACGCTATAGCACACCACTCTGCCGAAGCCATGTCGCAACAACTGGCTATACAAGCTGGCGGTACCGCTATTGGTGCAGCTACAGGTAGTAAATCTGCCGCTACACAAGCCGCTATAAGCACATTATATGGTGTTGGCGGGCAATTGGCCACTTTAAAATATTCGAGAGATAAAGAAAATGAAGCCGACCGTTTAGGCTTAACCTTTATGGCAATGGCAGGTTACGACCCGCACTTAGCCGTAACTTTCTGGCAGCGTATGGCGGCACAAGGGAAAAATTCTACCCCCGAGTTTTTAAGTACACACCCTGCCGATGCTACCCGTATAGCCAACATACAAAAGCTGATACCCGAAGCAATGAAATATTACAAGGGTAAATAA
- a CDS encoding DUF4783 domain-containing protein, with translation MMKLRCLPLLVLLFIVPCVGLAGPIEKIAELIKQGNSHELAKYFANSIDVSILDNSNSYSKTQAEIILEKFFKENKPNAVKLLHRINSSTTYNFGVLILTTDKGKYRISYTLKEVDKTMQLIELRIESEKT, from the coding sequence ATGATGAAGCTAAGATGTTTGCCGCTGCTGGTGCTGTTATTTATAGTGCCTTGTGTTGGTTTAGCCGGTCCAATTGAAAAAATAGCCGAGCTAATAAAGCAGGGGAATAGCCATGAACTGGCTAAATATTTTGCCAACAGTATAGATGTAAGCATATTAGACAACTCTAATAGTTACTCAAAAACCCAGGCCGAAATAATACTGGAAAAGTTTTTTAAAGAAAACAAGCCCAATGCGGTTAAACTGTTGCACCGTATCAACTCAAGCACCACCTATAATTTTGGTGTATTGATACTAACTACCGATAAAGGAAAATACCGCATATCCTACACGCTGAAAGAAGTGGATAAGACCATGCAGCTAATAGAGCTGCGTATTGAGAGCGAAAAAACCTAA
- a CDS encoding 2,3-bisphosphoglycerate-independent phosphoglycerate mutase — MFKRCFYICIVENRKKVALIILDGWGYGRNDSSNAIVAANTPFFDAMLKQYPNSKLEASGLAVGLPEGQMGNSEVGHMNLGAGRVVYQELGRINKAVIDNEFLQNETLLEAFNYAKANNKDVHLIGLVSDGGVHAHIKHVKGLVDTTNALGLQKVFIHAFLDGRDTDPNSGINFITELEQHIADTPAILASAIGRYYAMDRDNRWERVKKAYDLMVNGDGEASQDIIASIQKSYDEGVTDEFVLPIVKVDTEGKPVAVIKNGDVVICFNFRTDRGREISLALTQKEFPEYNMHPLDVHYVTMTSYDETFKNVKVVFRKDDLSKTLGEVLEGADKKQIRIAETEKYPHVTFFFSGGREKEFINEKRLLVPSPKVATYDLQPEMSAEGIRDAIIPELQAEWPDFVCLNFANTDMVGHTGVFSAVVKAAETADACTKAVVETGLQHGYSFIIIADHGNADYMINEDGSPNTAHTTNLVPCIVIDSDVKQVKDGKLGDIAPTILQILGVPIPAEMTGNVLV, encoded by the coding sequence ATGTTTAAACGTTGCTTTTATATTTGCATTGTGGAAAACAGAAAAAAAGTAGCATTAATTATATTAGATGGCTGGGGATATGGCCGTAATGATAGTTCAAACGCCATTGTAGCAGCAAATACACCGTTTTTTGACGCGATGCTTAAACAGTACCCAAATTCAAAATTGGAAGCATCGGGCCTGGCAGTTGGTTTGCCCGAAGGGCAAATGGGCAACTCGGAAGTAGGGCACATGAACCTGGGTGCAGGCCGTGTGGTTTACCAGGAACTTGGCCGTATAAACAAAGCCGTTATTGATAACGAATTTTTACAGAACGAAACCCTGCTGGAAGCATTTAATTACGCGAAAGCAAATAATAAAGATGTTCACCTTATAGGCCTTGTAAGCGATGGTGGCGTGCATGCGCACATTAAACACGTAAAGGGCTTGGTAGATACTACCAATGCCCTTGGCCTGCAAAAAGTATTTATACATGCCTTTTTAGATGGCCGCGATACCGACCCTAACTCGGGGATCAATTTTATTACCGAGCTGGAGCAGCACATTGCCGATACACCCGCTATACTGGCATCGGCTATTGGCCGGTATTATGCTATGGACCGCGACAACCGCTGGGAGCGTGTTAAAAAGGCTTATGATCTGATGGTAAACGGCGATGGCGAGGCATCGCAGGATATCATTGCCTCTATTCAAAAATCGTATGATGAAGGTGTTACAGACGAATTTGTATTGCCAATAGTTAAGGTTGATACCGAAGGCAAGCCAGTAGCGGTTATTAAAAACGGCGATGTGGTAATATGCTTTAACTTCCGTACCGACAGGGGCCGCGAGATATCGCTTGCACTTACCCAAAAGGAATTCCCGGAATATAATATGCACCCGCTAGATGTACATTATGTAACCATGACATCATACGATGAAACTTTTAAGAACGTAAAAGTAGTATTTCGTAAGGATGACCTGAGCAAAACACTTGGCGAAGTGTTAGAAGGAGCCGATAAAAAACAGATACGTATTGCCGAAACCGAGAAATATCCGCACGTTACATTCTTCTTCTCGGGCGGACGCGAAAAAGAGTTTATAAACGAGAAACGCCTTTTAGTACCCTCGCCAAAAGTAGCCACCTACGACCTGCAGCCCGAAATGAGCGCCGAAGGTATACGCGATGCGATTATACCCGAACTGCAAGCCGAATGGCCCGACTTTGTTTGCTTAAACTTTGCCAATACCGATATGGTGGGCCATACAGGTGTTTTTAGCGCGGTAGTTAAAGCCGCCGAAACTGCCGATGCCTGCACCAAAGCAGTTGTTGAAACCGGTTTACAACATGGTTATTCGTTTATCATCATAGCCGACCATGGTAACGCAGATTATATGATAAACGAGGATGGATCGCCAAATACTGCGCATACCACTAACCTGGTGCCATGTATTGTTATTGATAGTGATGTAAAGCAGGTAAAAGATGGCAAATTGGGCGATATTGCACCAACCATTTTACAAATTTTGGGCGTACCCATCCCTGCAGAAATGACCGGCAATGTATTGGTATAA
- a CDS encoding DUF2219 family protein — protein sequence MKNKFFVLAVCLFTSISTFAQTHSSEIGIQSDNDSFLAQGSDRYYTNGIYIYYRHALDAGKNESLANKVLGFEAGQKIYNAQSGGIPDVTYLDRPFAGYLYAGASLNLLYKNESNLKLSAKLGVVGPAAGGEPIQNFIHNTFGFYKLTAWQYQIRNDAELNLSAEYNKLLTRGDWADVTFTSYANLGNGFTGAGLGPMLRLGNFNQLFHSASTQSTASKNTVASPLHNHEFFFYYKPQANLVAYDATIQGSMFKDHPEPGTQEIVLDKKPFVLSNDLGVNYTGGRFIFDFSVIFRSKEVKQMVRSQQWGSATLIYRFN from the coding sequence ATGAAGAATAAATTTTTTGTATTAGCCGTTTGCCTTTTTACAAGCATAAGCACCTTTGCACAAACCCACAGCAGCGAAATTGGTATACAATCAGACAATGACTCGTTCCTGGCGCAGGGGTCTGACAGGTATTACACTAACGGTATATATATCTACTATCGCCATGCTTTGGATGCCGGCAAAAACGAGAGTTTGGCTAATAAGGTGTTAGGTTTTGAAGCCGGGCAAAAAATATACAACGCGCAATCGGGCGGCATACCTGATGTTACCTACTTAGACAGGCCATTTGCTGGCTACCTTTATGCAGGGGCATCGTTAAACTTGCTGTACAAAAACGAAAGCAACCTCAAGTTAAGTGCTAAGTTAGGTGTGGTTGGCCCGGCGGCAGGCGGCGAACCTATCCAAAATTTCATACACAATACATTCGGTTTTTATAAACTTACCGCTTGGCAGTATCAGATACGTAATGATGCCGAGCTAAACCTGTCTGCCGAGTACAATAAACTACTAACCCGGGGCGATTGGGCCGATGTTACATTTACAAGCTATGCCAACCTGGGTAACGGCTTTACCGGTGCAGGCTTGGGCCCTATGTTGCGCTTAGGCAACTTTAACCAGTTGTTTCACTCCGCAAGTACACAAAGTACAGCCTCAAAAAACACTGTGGCCTCGCCTTTACATAACCACGAATTCTTTTTTTACTATAAGCCGCAGGCGAATTTAGTAGCCTATGATGCCACCATACAAGGCAGTATGTTTAAAGACCACCCCGAACCTGGCACGCAGGAGATAGTTTTGGATAAAAAACCCTTTGTACTAAGTAACGATTTAGGCGTAAACTACACCGGCGGCCGCTTTATTTTTGATTTTTCGGTAATATTCAGAAGTAAGGAAGTAAAGCAGATGGTACGTTCGCAGCAATGGGGATCGGCTACTTTAATTTACCGCTTTAATTAA
- a CDS encoding aminoacyl-tRNA hydrolase — protein MNLNKADLQKEISYKTSRSGGKGGQNVNKVATKVELLFDINISALFTDEEKLLLSQKLQSRFNKDGLVQVICDEERSQFLNKEIALERLIVLLTNALIIPKTRKKLKVSKAAKLARLGNKKLQADKKESRKRNFDIN, from the coding sequence ATGAACTTAAATAAGGCCGACCTGCAAAAAGAAATATCGTACAAAACATCGCGTAGCGGGGGCAAGGGCGGGCAAAACGTGAATAAGGTAGCTACCAAGGTTGAACTGCTTTTTGATATAAATATCTCAGCTTTATTTACCGATGAGGAGAAACTGCTATTAAGCCAAAAGCTGCAAAGCCGTTTTAATAAAGATGGCCTGGTACAAGTAATATGCGACGAAGAACGCAGCCAGTTTTTAAATAAAGAAATAGCATTGGAGCGATTGATCGTACTACTAACAAATGCCCTAATAATACCCAAAACGCGTAAAAAGTTAAAAGTAAGTAAGGCTGCTAAACTTGCGCGCTTAGGCAATAAAAAATTACAAGCAGACAAGAAAGAAAGCCGTAAACGAAACTTTGATATTAATTAA
- a CDS encoding DUF2071 domain-containing protein has product MAAKSRFLTAQWKNLIMLNYEVDPEILKPYLPAATEIDLWEGKALVSMVGFLFKETSVLGVKWPFHVNFEEVNLRFYVRHFDGKEWKRGAVFVSEIVPKSIIVFIANNLYKEHYRALPMRHSITKDGTNHTRFLYEWKVNGKWSKLGATVRNSLANIQPGSPEEFIFEHYWGYNRLTDYKTMQYQVEHISWQIAEVTDYVFEADIAELYGDAFVPYLTKKPVSAFWANGSDIAVRIADKLLLDPVLPG; this is encoded by the coding sequence ATGGCTGCAAAATCGCGCTTTTTAACTGCCCAATGGAAAAACCTGATAATGCTTAATTATGAGGTTGACCCCGAAATATTAAAACCTTACTTACCCGCCGCCACCGAAATTGACCTGTGGGAGGGCAAGGCATTGGTTAGTATGGTAGGCTTTTTATTTAAAGAGACAAGCGTACTGGGCGTTAAATGGCCTTTCCATGTGAATTTTGAAGAGGTGAACCTGCGCTTTTATGTACGCCATTTTGATGGTAAGGAATGGAAACGCGGAGCTGTATTTGTAAGCGAGATAGTGCCTAAAAGCATAATTGTATTTATAGCCAATAACCTGTATAAAGAGCATTACCGTGCCCTGCCCATGCGGCACAGCATCACAAAGGATGGCACAAACCATACCCGGTTTTTATACGAATGGAAAGTAAACGGTAAATGGAGCAAACTTGGCGCAACAGTGCGCAACAGCCTGGCCAACATACAACCCGGCAGCCCCGAGGAATTTATTTTTGAGCATTACTGGGGCTATAACCGCCTTACCGACTATAAAACCATGCAATACCAGGTAGAACATATTAGCTGGCAAATAGCCGAGGTTACAGATTATGTATTTGAGGCCGATATTGCCGAATTATATGGCGACGCTTTTGTGCCCTATCTTACTAAGAAACCGGTATCAGCCTTTTGGGCAAACGGATCGGATATTGCGGTTAGGATTGCGGATAAGCTGCTGCTTGACCCAGTACTTCCAGGATAG
- the lon gene encoding endopeptidase La — protein MSFDPFDFKNTMPSINEDSEFFPLMSSEDEEEMNNEQVPDIISILPLRNTVLFPGVVIPITVGRDKSIKLIRDANKGKRLIGVVAQQDVSIEDPTFNQLHNVGTIALIIKMLQMPDGNTTVILQGKKRFVLKEEVQTEPYIKASIEPFKEIKAKEDKEFKAMVSSVKDMAMNIIQLSPNIPSEAGIAIRNIESTSFLINFISSNMNADMAAKQALLQTASLRDRINMVLEHLTLDLQMLELKNQIQTKVRVDLDKQQRDYFLNQQLKTIQEELGGTSPDLEIDNLRQRAIKKNWSKEVKGHFAKELEKLSRTNPAAADYSVQINYLELLLDLPWNEFTKDNFDLKRASKVLDKDHFGLDKVKQRIIEYLAVLKLKHNMKAPILCLVGPPGVGKTSLGKSIAKALGRKYVRMALGGVRDEAEIRGHRKTYIGAMPGRIIQSIKKAGAANPVFILDEIDKVSTDFRGDPSSALLEVLDPEQNSTFYDNYVEMDFDLSNVMFIATANSLSSIQPALLDRMEIIEVNGYTIEEKIEIAKRHLVPKQREAHGLTAKDVVIKNEVVEKLIEDYTRESGVRALEKRIGSVIRGVAKNIAMEEPYNPQVNKKEVEKILGAPVYDKDLYENNDIAGVVTGLAWTSVGGDILFIEASLSPGNGKLTLTGSLGDVMKESVTIALAYLRAHAGDFNIDPKLFEQWDVHVHVPAGATPKDGPSAGVTMLTALVSAFTQRKIKPNLAMTGEITLRGRVLPVGGIKEKILAAKRANIKEIILCKSNQKDIQEIKEDYIKDLKFHYVTDMGEVIGLALLNEKVSNPLDLTVKEKETTKPVLN, from the coding sequence ATGAGTTTTGATCCATTCGATTTTAAAAATACGATGCCTTCTATAAACGAAGATTCCGAGTTTTTCCCCCTAATGTCATCAGAGGATGAGGAGGAAATGAATAACGAGCAGGTACCAGATATAATTTCTATACTTCCGCTACGCAATACGGTATTGTTTCCGGGCGTAGTGATACCAATTACTGTAGGGCGCGATAAATCTATCAAATTAATACGCGACGCTAACAAAGGCAAGCGCCTTATCGGGGTTGTTGCACAACAGGATGTAAGTATAGAGGACCCTACCTTTAACCAGTTACACAATGTTGGCACAATAGCACTTATTATAAAAATGCTGCAAATGCCCGATGGTAACACCACCGTTATTTTGCAGGGTAAAAAACGTTTTGTATTAAAGGAGGAGGTGCAAACCGAGCCTTACATTAAGGCCAGTATTGAACCTTTTAAAGAGATAAAAGCCAAAGAGGATAAAGAGTTTAAAGCCATGGTATCGTCTGTTAAAGACATGGCCATGAATATTATACAGCTATCGCCAAATATACCAAGCGAAGCAGGTATTGCCATTCGTAATATCGAAAGCACCTCTTTCCTGATCAACTTCATATCGTCAAACATGAATGCCGATATGGCGGCCAAGCAGGCATTATTACAAACCGCCAGCCTGCGCGACAGGATAAACATGGTGCTGGAGCATCTAACGCTCGACCTGCAAATGCTGGAGCTTAAAAACCAGATACAAACCAAAGTACGTGTAGATCTGGATAAGCAGCAACGCGATTACTTTTTAAATCAGCAGCTTAAAACCATACAGGAAGAATTGGGCGGCACATCGCCCGACCTTGAGATAGACAATCTGCGCCAGCGAGCCATTAAAAAGAATTGGAGCAAGGAAGTTAAAGGCCATTTTGCCAAAGAGCTTGAAAAACTTTCCCGCACCAACCCCGCCGCTGCAGATTACTCGGTTCAGATAAATTATTTAGAGCTATTGCTTGACTTGCCATGGAACGAGTTTACCAAAGACAACTTCGACCTTAAGCGCGCCAGCAAAGTTTTAGATAAAGACCACTTTGGCTTGGATAAGGTAAAACAACGCATTATAGAATATTTGGCAGTGCTTAAACTAAAGCACAATATGAAAGCCCCTATACTTTGCCTGGTTGGCCCTCCGGGTGTTGGTAAAACATCGTTAGGTAAATCCATTGCCAAAGCTTTGGGCCGTAAGTATGTACGTATGGCACTGGGTGGCGTACGTGACGAGGCCGAAATTCGTGGCCACCGTAAAACTTATATAGGTGCTATGCCGGGCCGTATCATACAATCTATTAAAAAAGCAGGCGCTGCAAACCCGGTATTTATTTTAGATGAGATAGATAAAGTAAGCACTGATTTTAGAGGCGACCCATCGTCGGCGCTTTTAGAGGTGTTGGACCCTGAACAGAATAGCACTTTTTACGATAACTACGTAGAGATGGATTTCGACCTGTCTAACGTAATGTTCATCGCTACCGCAAACTCGTTAAGCAGTATACAACCAGCCCTGTTAGACAGGATGGAGATCATAGAAGTAAACGGTTACACTATCGAAGAAAAGATAGAGATAGCCAAACGCCACCTGGTGCCAAAACAACGCGAAGCACATGGCTTAACTGCCAAAGATGTGGTGATAAAGAATGAGGTGGTTGAAAAGCTTATAGAGGATTACACCCGCGAATCGGGTGTGCGTGCTTTAGAGAAAAGAATAGGTTCGGTAATACGTGGTGTTGCTAAAAACATCGCTATGGAAGAGCCATACAACCCGCAGGTAAATAAAAAAGAAGTAGAGAAGATATTAGGCGCCCCTGTTTACGACAAAGACCTATACGAAAATAACGACATTGCAGGCGTTGTAACCGGCCTTGCCTGGACATCAGTTGGTGGCGATATATTATTTATAGAAGCCAGCCTAAGCCCCGGTAATGGCAAACTAACCTTAACAGGTAGCCTGGGTGATGTTATGAAGGAATCGGTAACTATCGCGTTAGCTTATTTGCGCGCGCATGCCGGCGATTTTAATATTGATCCAAAACTGTTTGAACAATGGGATGTGCATGTGCACGTACCGGCAGGCGCCACTCCTAAGGATGGACCATCGGCAGGTGTTACTATGCTTACCGCGTTGGTATCGGCATTTACACAACGTAAGATAAAACCAAATTTAGCCATGACGGGCGAGATAACCCTGCGCGGCCGTGTATTGCCTGTAGGTGGTATCAAAGAAAAAATATTAGCTGCAAAACGCGCTAATATTAAAGAGATCATCCTGTGCAAATCAAACCAAAAAGATATACAGGAGATTAAAGAAGATTATATAAAAGACCTTAAATTCCATTACGTAACCGATATGGGCGAGGTAATTGGATTGGCCTTATTAAATGAAAAGGTAAGCAACCCGCTCGACCTTACCGTTAAAGAAAAAGAAACAACCAAGCCGGTTTTGAATTAA
- the nadC gene encoding carboxylating nicotinate-nucleotide diphosphorylase has translation MDKELIHRFIIDALNEDVGDGDHTSLATIEAGTQGKAKLLVKDTGILAGVELAAEIFYIVDPSLKLTVFLQDGAEVKPKDVAFEVEGDARNILTAERLVLNCMQRMSGIATKTNQIADLLQGTNAKVLDTRKTTPGVRYLEKWAVRIGGGTNHRFGLYDMILIKDNHVDYSGGIRRAIENANNYLKETNKKLAIEIEVRNLDELEQVLQTGHVNRILLDNFNFSDLKQAVNIIEGRYITEASGGITIDNIRDYADCGVDYISVGALTHSVKSLDLSLKAVKL, from the coding sequence TTGGACAAAGAATTAATACACCGTTTTATAATTGATGCTTTAAATGAAGATGTTGGCGATGGAGACCACACATCATTAGCCACTATTGAAGCAGGCACACAAGGCAAAGCAAAACTTTTAGTAAAAGATACCGGCATATTAGCAGGCGTTGAGCTTGCTGCCGAGATTTTTTATATTGTTGACCCCAGCTTAAAACTAACCGTTTTTTTACAGGACGGCGCCGAAGTAAAGCCCAAAGATGTTGCATTTGAAGTGGAAGGCGATGCCCGTAACATTTTAACGGCCGAACGCCTGGTACTAAATTGTATGCAGCGCATGAGTGGCATTGCCACCAAAACCAACCAGATAGCCGATCTTTTACAAGGCACTAACGCTAAGGTTTTAGATACCCGCAAAACCACCCCGGGCGTGCGCTATTTAGAGAAATGGGCGGTGCGCATAGGCGGCGGTACCAACCACCGTTTTGGTTTGTATGATATGATACTGATCAAAGATAACCACGTAGATTACTCGGGCGGTATAAGGCGCGCTATAGAAAATGCTAATAATTATCTGAAAGAAACAAACAAAAAGCTGGCAATTGAGATTGAAGTAAGAAACCTTGACGAATTGGAACAAGTTTTACAAACCGGCCATGTAAACCGCATTTTACTGGATAACTTTAATTTTAGCGACCTAAAGCAGGCCGTAAACATAATTGAAGGCAGATATATTACCGAAGCATCGGGAGGTATAACTATTGATAATATAAGAGACTACGCCGATTGTGGTGTAGATTATATATCAGTAGGGGCGCTTACCCACTCCGTAAAAAGTTTGGATCTCAGTTTAAAAGCTGTTAAATTATAA
- a CDS encoding (d)CMP kinase: MTNNIIVAIDGYSSCGKSTLAKALAKKLHYIYVDSGAMYRAVALYFLRNNIDVHDHARIEQALQDIHLNFHSRDYETHITLNGEEVSEEIRQMPVSEKVSEVSALKEVRREMVKQQQRMGQSKNIVMDGRDIGTAVFPHAPVKIFMTADPKVRAERRFKEISPKNPNITLEEVFENLAHRDYADTTREESPLVRAKDAIVLDNTNLTPDEQLQFALDKVEKLKK; the protein is encoded by the coding sequence ATGACCAATAATATTATAGTAGCTATTGACGGCTATTCATCATGTGGCAAAAGCACGCTGGCCAAAGCATTGGCTAAAAAGCTGCATTATATATATGTTGATAGTGGCGCCATGTATCGCGCTGTTGCCCTATATTTTTTAAGAAACAATATTGATGTGCATGACCATGCCCGCATAGAGCAGGCTTTGCAAGACATCCATCTTAATTTCCACTCGCGCGATTACGAAACCCATATTACCCTAAACGGCGAAGAAGTATCTGAAGAGATACGCCAGATGCCTGTATCTGAAAAGGTGAGTGAGGTATCGGCCCTTAAAGAGGTGCGCCGCGAAATGGTGAAACAACAACAGCGTATGGGCCAGTCAAAAAATATTGTAATGGATGGCAGGGATATTGGCACGGCAGTGTTCCCGCATGCACCGGTTAAAATATTTATGACTGCCGACCCCAAAGTGCGCGCCGAACGCCGCTTTAAAGAGATAAGCCCTAAAAACCCTAACATAACCTTAGAAGAGGTATTTGAGAACCTTGCCCACCGCGACTATGCAGATACCACCCGAGAGGAAAGTCCGCTGGTAAGGGCTAAGGATGCCATTGTACTGGATAATACCAACCTAACCCCCGATGAGCAGCTGCAGTTTGCTTTGGATAAG
- a CDS encoding sterol desaturase family protein encodes MDFLKAISDDFTGFWGLGNFIDIIKSGDYSKFLTYEGIVSILIPVTPFVLLFEIIRAAFYKRFKVISYKISFFTYVLNAFVGRVISIAMVGLCIKWFLPLALFKTTFTWYWFIYGYVIWEFAHFIYHYLAHKVRILWCLHSTHHAPESMNLSVTYAHFFLEAPYADFIRTTICLLLGVNPPMLFVIMFVDGFWGSLIHVGENIIEDGRLGFLNNIVLTPSHHRVHHARNIIYMDTNFCNLLNIWDKVFGTYHPEDRSIPIEYGISRPMIKNSFLDAYFGEIVALAKDVYKAPGIKNKVLYIIMPPGWSHTGDHKMTTVVRKKYFEELENQKNADTGMAHS; translated from the coding sequence ATGGACTTTTTAAAAGCGATAAGTGATGATTTTACAGGCTTTTGGGGCCTGGGGAATTTTATAGATATCATCAAATCCGGCGATTATAGTAAATTCCTCACTTATGAAGGGATTGTATCTATACTGATACCTGTTACACCATTTGTACTGCTTTTCGAGATCATACGGGCGGCATTTTATAAACGGTTTAAGGTTATCAGTTATAAAATATCCTTTTTCACATACGTGTTAAATGCCTTTGTGGGGCGGGTAATATCCATTGCCATGGTAGGCTTATGTATTAAATGGTTTTTACCCCTCGCGCTTTTTAAAACCACATTTACGTGGTACTGGTTTATTTATGGCTACGTTATATGGGAATTTGCACATTTTATATACCATTACCTGGCCCATAAAGTGCGCATACTTTGGTGCCTGCACTCTACCCACCACGCGCCCGAAAGCATGAACCTATCGGTAACCTATGCCCATTTCTTTTTAGAAGCGCCTTATGCCGATTTTATACGCACCACCATATGCCTTTTATTGGGTGTAAACCCACCCATGTTGTTTGTAATTATGTTTGTTGATGGCTTTTGGGGATCGCTGATACACGTTGGGGAAAATATAATAGAGGATGGCCGGCTGGGCTTTTTAAATAATATTGTGCTTACGCCATCGCACCACCGTGTGCACCACGCGCGTAACATTATATACATGGACACCAACTTTTGCAACCTGTTGAATATATGGGACAAGGTTTTTGGCACTTATCACCCCGAAGACCGCAGCATACCTATTGAATATGGTATTAGCCGCCCTATGATAAAAAACAGCTTTTTGGATGCTTATTTTGGCGAGATTGTAGCATTGGCTAAAGATGTATACAAAGCCCCGGGTATTAAAAATAAAGTACTTTACATTATTATGCCACCCGGCTGGAGCCATACCGGCGACCATAAAATGACTACTGTAGTACGCAAGAAATACTTTGAAGAATTAGAAAATCAAAAAAATGCTGATACTGGCATGGCCCACTCTTAG
- the plsY gene encoding glycerol-3-phosphate 1-O-acyltransferase PlsY: MLSIYSISALILAYLFGSIPTAVWIGQAFYNIDVREYGSGNAGATNTFRVLGKKAGIPVMLLDILKGWTATNLAYVIGVSTTGAYHSVAFTNYELALGIAAVMGHLFPVFAGFRGGKGIATLFGMILAINLPAALLCVLVFIVTLLITRYVSLSSILAGFTYPIGVTFIFPVYIKSVIIYGMCICVLILVTHQKNIERLLKGKESKVNLFKKKNSLT, from the coding sequence ATGCTATCAATCTACTCGATTTCAGCGCTTATTCTGGCTTATCTTTTTGGATCTATACCCACGGCTGTATGGATAGGGCAGGCGTTTTATAACATTGATGTACGCGAATATGGCAGCGGCAATGCCGGTGCTACCAATACATTCAGGGTTTTAGGTAAAAAGGCAGGCATACCCGTTATGCTGCTGGATATTTTAAAAGGGTGGACCGCCACCAACCTTGCCTATGTTATAGGTGTATCTACCACCGGTGCGTACCATTCAGTTGCTTTTACTAACTACGAACTTGCACTGGGTATAGCCGCTGTAATGGGCCATTTGTTCCCGGTGTTTGCCGGCTTTAGGGGCGGTAAAGGCATTGCAACACTTTTTGGAATGATATTGGCTATTAACCTGCCGGCTGCTTTACTTTGCGTGCTGGTATTTATTGTAACCTTGTTAATTACGCGCTATGTATCATTAAGTTCAATATTGGCTGGTTTTACTTATCCTATCGGTGTAACATTTATATTCCCGGTGTATATTAAATCAGTCATAATATACGGTATGTGCATATGTGTATTAATATTAGTTACTCATCAAAAAAATATCGAACGCTTATTAAAAGGTAAAGAGTCAAAAGTTAACTTATTTAAAAAGAAAAACAGCCTGACTTAA